The Augochlora pura isolate Apur16 chromosome 4, APUR_v2.2.1, whole genome shotgun sequence genome segment AATAAGCACACGAGCATGATGAATAGATTTGGCAAGTCCCAGTTTGAATACTTGAGTTTGCAGACGCCTCTCCAAGAAATCTTCAATCTTCAAACCGAGCACATAATCGAGTTTCATGCGGCTTTCATCCAACACGCCGATTCTTACAAGACGACGCAACAGAGCGTTTCCTAGTAACAAAAACTTTAATTAAGTAAAGATAGACAAACGAAGTACAAATGTGATCTGATTATTAGTATTCAGCACAAAAACATGAATCCTCAAATATTTTAGGACAAGAGGTGTCAGAATCTCATATGTTACTCtcatcatttttttaataaaaattctttattatgggaaattgaattaataccTTCAAACAGACGTTTGGGGTCTTTTTCTTCCAGTGTAAGCAGCTCACGAGCAGCTTTTCTGATATTTGCAAGCGTGTACTTTACTCTCCACACTTCCCGTTTATTACGGAGACCGTATTCACCAATAATACGTAACTCCTGATCTAAACGAGCCTTTTCATAAGGTCTCCTCGGTGTAACATAAGTCTTCGAAAAGACTGACGGAATTCGTCCGTTTACCATTTTGTATAGTCGTTACCTACAAACaataaaggaatttaataaaattatttgtacagaAAATTAAACTATCAACGAAATCCGTATACATCGAGCATGATCGCGAATAACCTCGTTGCACATATTCACAATCGAACAATGcgaatattaaagaataatagtttatttcatttcgctTCATAGAATTCagttatacataaatatatttagattaaCTAAACTTATCGAGATATcgtgaatatattaaaattgcaataaaacaGTACGGAGACACGTGGTATGGAAGATTACGCATGTTCGAGAAGCTATGCAacgataaataagaaaaatgatattctaatttatatcaactattaaataaaataattttaatatgctcCACGCGTTtcaaaaataatcatttcaagaatatttaatgaataatcTTTTACTTACTCAGTCTCCTAAGTAGACCGACCACACGTCGCCACAATTGGGAACGAAATGGCCGAATCTCTCGCATGCTCGCATCAGTATTGAAGAGCGAATGCAGCGCCGGAACCGGAAATTCgaactatttttgtaattgCTATAAGTTTTGAAACTGTAATACCGACTGTAATGTACAGTCGAATTTTATGttgtttacaatataaaataaataaaaattctatatgtACATTATTACCTCACCATATTGTGTCGAGCCAAGTGCAAAGGGCTCAGAAATACattacaatgtatatttttagtttttctatatgaaaatatatagcaagtatgtaattctaattttatacataaaacataTCCATCATTATTAAAGTTGcacattgtaatatttatattaattttcacatttaCTACTCAAGTAATAGATATCTATTTTAGGCACTTGTATCAATctgaataaaacagaattgtAGATGTATGAAATTTGTATGCgcataaatacatacatatttgaCCACGTATTTTAAAGTGGCTACAATAAAAGCTTGCATACAGTGATTTCTAGAAACTTTACGCAATCTATTTACCAGACAaatggtttaattaattttcaattgtgAAATGTAGATATGGAGCAAACAATACGTCATGGAATACGCATGTTTATTTGCACATTATTGATGAACATTGATAAAGAATTTATGTCGATCTCAAAGACTTTAATACTGCAGTAGATAACGAAAACCATTATCATTTTGAGGCTTTTTAAACACATGTTCATTTTTTTCCCGTCGTCGATGATGtttttatgatattaaatatccgtgaataaatttacaaagtaTGGggttttacaataataatatcgtatttacctcttgtataataattaagtagtatatttgtaaaaaataaaagtgaatttatGATAAATGAAGTACAATAGAACTTTgcattgtaaattttttcattctaaCCTATCTGTGATTATTACATGTTGATACATCAATTGttcttcgttaaaaattataaatattttactattttagaacatttaaaaatatgccTGTCAACAATAATTTGTGGatttatcatttaatcatataataaaatgtttaaatatatctcaAGTGTACTTATGAAACTTCCATATCTTTAGATAAACCGTATAATGGAGTAAAGTCACGTTTACCACTAAGTCACGTTTAACTCACGTTTCAGCTTGATCTTTTGGACCTTTTGCCTGACTATGTTTTGACATGCAGGGTTATACTGTTGACCCCGAAAGTGGTGAAACGAAGATACGAGAAGATGTAAGTAGCAGTCACATTTTCAATGAACTCAGTATCTTACTGACACCAAAGGAAGCATAAAGAACATTATAGTTCAGTCTCGTGATTCGCTAAAGGACACCCTGATTTATTACAACTCcaacttaaatatatttattttccaagtTTCCTGttcattttacattatcaTGGAAGCTGTGGTATCTGTAAGTACTCTAGttctcaaatttcaaaatatgaa includes the following:
- the Rps9 gene encoding ribosomal protein S9, coding for MVNGRIPSVFSKTYVTPRRPYEKARLDQELRIIGEYGLRNKREVWRVKYTLANIRKAARELLTLEEKDPKRLFEGNALLRRLVRIGVLDESRMKLDYVLGLKIEDFLERRLQTQVFKLGLAKSIHHARVLIRQRHIRVRKQVVNIPSFIVRLDSQKHIDFSLKSPFGGGRPGRVKRKNLRKGSGGAAPEEEED